GTCCTGTGGTGGGGGTTtccgctggggaggaggggagcccaATCCTGCCAGTGGCCTGGGAAGGCTGGAACCTCTACAGATTCTCTCTCGCCCTCGGGCCTCTTTCTGGGGGTGGGATGGAGACCCGGGATATGGACATGAGGAAACATCCCACCTTCAGGAAAAGAAGCAGTGACCGTTATCCAGGGGTGTGGCACGGACTGGGCATTCTGTGCAGTTTCACATGCTGTTCCTTCAGTCCAGCTTCTCTTTCAGGATCAGGTTCTCATGGGCAATCTTATCCTGGGCTCTAAGGGCCCAAATGGCTGAGCAACTAAATTTGGAGCCAAATCTCAAGTCCTCAGGATAGCAGACACTGAAAACACTCCTGGTGCCACCTGGTGGCAGACTCCAGACCTGCAGTCCCAGGTGCTCCCAGGCCAGGGCACCCTGCTATGATGGGGTAGACCAGATGAGGCTTTGTCTTCATCAACCTGTGCCTGAGGCTAGAGAAGGCAGATTCCAATCCAGGCAGGCTGGCCCCAGAGCCAGCACTCTTAATTGCCACACTGGCCCGTATCTGTTGCATGGACTTTTGCCCTGTGTCCAAAGCAGGAATTGACATGGGTAACTTTTTGGGGGGAACACATGTACATTCCAAAGGTTTATTATAGGAAGGGATCAAAGAATGGAAGTTCTCCTCCAtcaccttccttttcctcccttacACAAATCTTAGTGGTACAAGTTTGAATATCAGCCGCTCTGGTCACAGCACCTCCCAACTGCAAAGGGAACTAGAAGACACCtccttctgtgccaggcacagtgtcAAGAGTTTTACATTCGTGGTCTCTTTTACTCCTCACCCAGCCCTGCAGAGTACATATTATGATCCCTGTTTCAGAGGTGGAAAAGCTGAGGTCAGAAAGACTAAGTGATCTGTTTCTGGTCACATGGCCCATAAAGAGGACTCCCGCCCAGGGCTGACTCCACGGTCCAGGCTTTCCTTCTATTAGAttcctgtcttcctccttccACACTGTCGGAAAAATCCCTCCAAACCAAAGAGTGGTGCCCACTATATTCCAGAATCTTTGGCACCTGGTAAACCCAAGAGTCCTACAGGGAAATGTCATTCGCTGGATAGGTGGAGACCCGCTCTCCTGTTTGGGGTGAGAAGACTTGGGGGGGCACATCTGAAGATTGAAGTGTGGCTGTCCCCCCAAATCTAGGTGGGCAAagagctcccctgccccccccaccccccgccccattcTGCTTTGGTGGAAACATCATTGGCTAAGGTCTGGACCAAGCTCGCACCCAACACCGGGAGCGGGACCCGCTCGGGTCCAGCTGCACCGGAAATGAACCAGATTCCGCGTGCCGAGCGCCTAGTCCGTGGCCGCAGGGTTCGGCCGGGGAAGAGGCTGGGGCGGCGCGAGGCCCGCAGGGTCCCGGGTTCGCGCAGGCCAGGGCAAGGGGCCAGCGGCAGACGGAAGGGCAGACCCAGTGGGGAGGTCACTGCGGCCGGAGACCGCGCGGAGACAGACGCCGGTGCAGAAACACGGACACGGAGGCCTCCACCGAGGACAGGGGCTCGCAGGGGGCGGTCACCGGAGAGACGCGGAGACCCGCGCGGGGGGACGGCGCCCcgcagacacagacacacagggaccCCCGGAGAGAACCACAGACCCTCAGGAAGCCCCGCAGGCGGGGACGCGACGGCCTCGGGCTCCGGGCTCCCGCGGGGCGGCCCGGGAAGGATCGGCGCCCGGGAGGACGGGGCCCGGGCCGGCCGCCGCCGCTCACCTGCCGTCCTCCCAGGGCAAGGGCGCCGCTTTCCTCCGGGAGGGGAACATCGTGGGGGGAGGTGGCGGCGCATGGGACTCGAGCTCCCAGCCCGGCCGGCCGGGCCTCCCGGGCCTACGCGGCGCCtccgcctcccgccccgccccgccccggccggtccgccccgccccccggtccGCCGGGTCCGCCGCTCCAGCCGCGCCGTCCGCTCCCCGGAGCCGTCTCCGGAAAGGTTCCGCGTGCGAGGCCCGCCCCGGCGCCCCAGCGCCGCCCGCCAGCCCGAGAGCCCAGAGCGAGCGCAAGGCACCGGGCCGGCGTTGGACCGGCGACACTCCAGCCTTCCACACCAGCGCTCCGGGACGGTGcgcatcctcctcctcctcctcttcccggCCCCGCGGGGAGGCGCCTGCTTCCTCCGCTGCACGCGGGGCTGGGGCGAGGCCGGGCTCGGGGCTGAGCCTCCGCCCGGGCAGTGCCCAAGGACTCGCGAGGAGCCAGGCCGCAGAGACACCCTCGCCGCACGGGAAACCCCCCTCCGCCAGTTCAGCTGCGTGCGGGGCCAAGGCACCATCTCCCTGCATCTGCTTCCTCACTTGAGCGTATAAATAGTTTATCTACTTGGTTGCTGCGGTGCGAAAACCGCAAACACTTGGTAGGCTGCTGGGCACATAGCTCTCGGTCACTGGCGGCTGTTAGCCGCTTTGCTGGAGCTGAGGTAAGCACGGAAGAGGGAGTAagataagttttttaaaaagattttatttatttattcatgagggacatacaggcagagacataggcagagggagaagcgggctccctccggggagccggatgtgagactcgatcccaggaccccaggatcacgtctgagccaaaggcgtgggccacccaggtgcccctaagatttCGTATGTCTGCCCTGGCACAGTGGGAGCTTGCCTGGATGGCCCAGCCTCCCACCTAGGAAAAGACAGTAACAGAGTCCTTCCGCTTAATCTCCCCTGCTCTTCAGGCAAATGTAAAGTTCTCTAATAAATAGCTAACATCTATTGAGTTCTGACTATGTGCCAGTCATTGTTCTAAATTCTTTACTGCTATTTTGTCATTCAGTCCTTATGGGCAATGACCTTACTATGCCCACTTGAAAGACCGGGGCACAGAGACGCAGTTCAGGGTGTAAACCAAAACGCATTGGTTGCACAGTCTGTGGTCTCAACCACTGTGCTTGCAAAAGGACTTTCCTTAGGTGACAAATGTGATCATCCCCAGCAGCTCCCTTTCTCCCTTACACCTGGTGTACAACCCACCAGGGACCTTGCTGaactctgcctctgccctgcacTCTAGAACAGAACCATGGCAAATGCAGCCTAGCTTTGGCTGATGATAAAGGCAAGGCTGATTGACCCCTTGCAGAGACCAGCCAGGTCAGGCCAAAAATGGAAGCAGGAAGGGTGGCATTAGGACCTGAGAGTATAAGCCCATCTAAAGGGGACACCTACCATTTGGTCCAGTTCATTGTCCATCACAATGAAGCCCAACTGGCATCAGATCTGTCTCAAGAAATCAGATTTCAGGGGCGTCTGGGcggctctgtcggttaagtgtctgtcttcagctcaggttgtgatctctgagtcctgggatagagctctccctctcctgcccctccctcagctcatgctcagtctctcaaataaataaaatcgtttaaaaaaaaataagattttgggcagcccgggtggctcagcggtttagcgccgccttaggcccaggacctgatcctggagactggggatcgagtcccgcgtccggctccctgcatggagcctgcttatccctctgcctgtgtgcctctatctctcatggacaaatagataaaaaaaatctttaaaaaaaataagatttcacataaaaatcctATCTTAAACAGTGACACCCACAATCATGTTGATAAGCATCCTAGATAGGATGGGATGACAATGGCACATTTCTGATCTTTCAAAAAACTCAGGACTCctgtctaatcatgagaaaaaccaACACatcccaactgaaggaaattcTACAAAAAACCTGAATAGTACTCCTAAAAATTGTCAAGgtaataaaaaacaaggaaagtctgagaaagtCACAGCCAAGAAGGGACTAAATGTGATGTGGTGCCCTGGataggatcctggaacagaaaaagggcaTTAGGTGATGGCTAAGGAAATTTGCATTTGGtatggactttaaaaataatgtatcgCTAGTGTTTAACAAATGTATCATGCTAATGCAAGGCATTAGTAATGGGGGGGAACTATTATTACAATTTTTCTGTAATTACAAAGCTGTTTTTAGAAagcgtttttatttatttttaatttttattatttatttatttatttattatttatttatttattttatttatgatagtcacagagagagagagagagaggcagagacacagacagagggagaagcaggctccatgcaccgggagcccgatgtgggattcgatcctgggtctccaggatcgcgccctgggccaaaggcaggcgccaaaccgctgtgccacccagggatccctatttttaatttttaaaaagattttattcattcatgagagacacacaaagagaggggcagaggcacaggcagagggagaagcaggctccatgcagggagcccgatgtgggactcgatcctgggtctccaggatcacaccctgggctgaaggcaggggctcaactgctgagccacccaggcgtccccaaatgTCTTCTAATTCTGACCAACCTTCCCTAACATAAGCTTCCTTAAACCCCCTTCCGAAATTCATGGAAAAAATGCCTATTGACCTCCATCTGCTATTGCTTCCcatgcccccagctctgccttctTCCATCAGAATCTTTCCTCTCCAAGGTCCTTGCCAATATCCCGTGCTATTGGTTATGACCATCAGCATCCTCATGCCCACCAGCGCAGGGATTTCTGCCCTTCCCAAACCCGCAGCCCTTTTCTGTTCAACACACGCTACCTTCTTGAATGAGGTACTTCCTGGCAGCAGCATGACAGTGCTATCCATTTACTTTGGAAATGCAGGGAGGGCACTTGTGTCACAAGGGAGTGGACACAGAGGAAAATGCTATCAGTTTGAGCACCAAGCCCACAATTCACCTGTTTTATGGTCTTGGGCGAACCCACTATCCCCTGCGACAAGGTGGAGAGAGGACAGAAAGGATAAAGCCCACGCGTGGGTTTTCATCTTGGAATATGAAGTGCTTCACACAGTGGAAGAACTGATGACATTCCCTGAGCTCCTCCATGAGCCACTGACAGTACAGTAACTTTACGCTGGACAAgtcatcaattttctttttttattgggaAACCAATGTAACAAACCTAGACTTAttgaaaatgaaatcagtaaCTAAGACTCTGCAGGCCCCATCCCCAACCAGCACCAAGGCCTCTGCTTGGCCTGACCCCAGTTCCTCAAGCTCCCCAAAGGACAACTATGCTGAGAAGCTGAGGTCAACCTCAGAGCTACTTTCCCACACTGcaaccccctccaccccaccctccactgacacacacacaccctacccTGGATCAGCAGTCTGGGCCCAAGGAGGGTATAGTGGTTCCCAGGGTGGCAGGGAATCACAGGCACATCCCAACCTGCTCAAAATCCCAAGTTagcaaaggaagacagaaaaaaagactggcttgcccacccactcccctccccccagccaccCCAGACAACAGTCTCACATCCCTGATCAGTAACACTATGATTCTGAGGTGCCAATGAGGCTCCCAGTGGCTTCACCAGCCCCTGGATGATTACTGCAAAGGGCTCAAAGCCCAGGGAAGGGGGCAGGCATGACCCCACCACCTGCTCAGTAGTAGCCAGCCAAGCAAGCTGCTGCTCTAAGCTTGTGCCTCGGGTGCCTGTAGCCCTGCCCCCTCCAATATATCCACGGGTTGGAACCAGTCCTCCTGCCAGAGAGAAATCAGTTCCAGGAGGCCCTTTCTCCCACAGCCTCGGAGGAGGAGGGATGGTCTGTGAGGCCTGGGATGGCTACACCAGCTTCTTCGCTTCAAAGAAACTTTTGAGGTGTCGCATCTGCCAGACACCAATGGCTACGAGGATGAGGGTCTGCAGAATGGACCACCACAGCACCCGCTGGTTGGTGCTCTCGCTGGTCTGCCGGAAGCGCTCCTCTCGCCACtgtgggaggagagaagggaagaggagccTAAGTTTGCTGGGCACCACCTGGTGCCACTCTAACTGCTAGATTCATTCATGGCAGCACCCTGGCTCCCAGACCAAAGTGAGTTTGAAATAGCTGGTCTTGGAAACACCTATAGCCATGGAAAAAACACCTAAGGCATTAGTATCAGTTCCTGCTCTTGTCACTGTGCATGTGTCACTGTGATTTAGAAGAATGACAGTCTCCTGAGAGCCTGTCTCCTTGGTTACAAACTGGAGTTAGTAGTACCCACCCCATCTTTTAGACTTGCAAAGCAGCACAGAAGGGTAAGTCCCCTGAGTTTCCTAATGAACCTTGCAGGCATGCAACTTCTGGCTGAGCCTGAAAGCTTCCGGGAAGAAGCCCACCTAGCAGCCCCCGGCCCGACATACCCGTTGGTAGTTCTGCTCTTTCTGGATCTGCTCCACCTGCTCCACCAGCTGTCTCACTCGGAGCTGCAACTCACTCAACTTGTCTTTGGCAGCAATTTCTGCATAGTCGTTGGCATGTTCTCCCACCTGGATGTCCAGGTGAACTCTCTGAGGACAGAGAAGGACGATAAGAAGAAATCAGGCAGCTCTGCTTCATCTTCCTGCCAGGAACTAACAGCTGGTCCCTCACTTTCCTTCATTTGTGCATTTAGCCAATGCTGACTGAGGCATCCTCAGTGTCTAGCCCTGTGGGGTTCTGGGAAAACAGGCAAGAATCAGCTTGGCTAATACTTGGTCCAAGGCATACATGAAGAGCTTGGCAACTGTGCTTGGCTCTTCACTGGAAACCCAGGTGTATTAGGAAACACAAAATCCAACATACCCTCTTACACCCAAAGCACCAAGTCTCCAGTCCTGACCAGGGTATGGAGTTGTAAGCTACAAATCCCACGTGGTTCCAACTCACCAGCATGCCTCCAGCAAAAAGGGAGAACTTAGTGGAATTGGAGTGAAGACAGATCTGGTGTTCACCCGGGGTATGGGAGGTGAAAGTGAACCTTCCTTCAGAGCCATACTGCCGGGCCAGGATGACCTGGAGAGAAAAGCCTTCAAGTGAGTGTTACTGCGGAGGGAGCTACTGGAAGGAAAGAGCTTCAGGCTCTCAGTGCCTCAAAAGTTGGCAAACAGAGCCTTAGGGACCTCACACTAAAAGGTCCAGAGCTGCTCAGTAGCAGTTGCCAAAAGCTTGTCTGAGAACTTTCTGGGGCATGGGTGAAGAGTCTGAGATGAAGCTGACACGTGACTGCTCCTGGGAAGGGCTTTTTATTTAGAGCGGCTAcctgcagctctttctgccctcgggtcctgtccccatgctttattCAGAGCTGCTACCATTTCCGCTCTTTtgatgtggtttatttttttttaatgaaaggtgacaactaaagatttattttgctttattttaatatcCCTATTTATCGAAATTCAAAGCTGCTCGTTCGTTTGGAAAGCACCCTGTTGAACGACCTCCTAAAGCCTATACGTCATAGGTCACAGCGTGAGAGTTACCACAATTCTTTGATGGCCAGCACCACAGTGAAGGTGTGCACCAAGCACACCTACAAGGCAGGTGAGTTTCCACTTCACAGAGCAGGAGAAAAGGCTCCGGGCAGGTAAGGGACTCGACCGAGTCCTGCAGCAGCCGGCAAGAAACCGAGAGGAGCCGCTAGCCCTGCAGCAGCCCAGGTGTGGCCTAGAGCGAAAACCCGGGATCTTCTCACCAACACCCCAAGTCTCTTCAGCAGTTTGGCGGCTGCCGCGAGGAGGAGCGGAAGTACCCGCGGCCGCCGGCTCTGGCGCTCAAGTGCGGAGCGCAGGGCTCGGCGGGGCTGAGGGGCCGGCTCACCTTGTCCTCcgggtccttcacctccacgaaCATGCCCAGCCCGGGGGTGGCCGGCTGGTACTCCTCCCGCTGCTTGTCATACAGCTGCGTCCGGTAGTTTCCTGGAGGGGAGTGGGGCGGACCCGGGTCAGACTAGCGCCAGGCGGGGTGGAGTCGGCTCCCGGCGgacgccccgcgcccccgccccacgACCGAGGAAGGTCTCGGTCCCGACTCCCCCTTCGGCCCGCACCTATAACCATGGTCTCGTCCGGAATCTCCTCAATAAAGCACTTCTTTTCGGTCTCCCCGATGTGGAAGTAAAGCGCGCCTCCGCGGGCCGCAAAACACAGCAGCAGCAAGAGGGCCCGAATCACCCGCCCCAGTCCAGCTCCAGGCCGGGGCCCGACGACCCTCATGCCCTGCTCCGcggccatcttgccccacctgcCGGCGCAACCGCAGCCGGCGGCGCCACGTAgccctgccgccgccgccgcggggtcTGCTGGGACAGCGAGTTCGACCAGCTGGACTACAAGTCCCGAGATGCCCCACGGCCACGGCGAGGCAGTATCTGATTGGAGAGCAGCTTCTGCCTGCAACCTAACTGAGACCTCAGAATTGAAACTTTCTTTTCATAGATCGCAGTGGCGGGCAGGTGACTACTAATGTTTATCAGCTTTTTACAGATGCTGCAAGTAACAGTTTGTTTACGGTCGCTGAATGAATTATGAGCAGATACAGGATTGAAGCCGAGGATCCCTGACTTGACATCTCTGCGTGCGAAACTCTGAGCTTTCTATTTTTAACAACTTGAACTTTGAAAAAGTGACACCAACAGTGCACCAGCTTATCTtcgaaaaaaaattttttaagggcagcccagggcctgatctggagaccccgggatcgagtcccacatcaggctccctgtatggagcctgcttctccctctgcctgtgtctctcatgaaagaataaataaaatctttaaaaaaaaattttttttttttaagcctagaGACTTCCTTTACTACTTCTTTGCCTTCCAAAACCCAGCCACTCCTACATCCAGTCTGATCTGGTCTGTATAATCCCAGGCATTCCCCTGTACCCTTCAGCATCAGACATCATCCACGTGGACTCTGCTGCCGGAGCTGCGCCCTGGTGGCTCCTCTCCAGAACGTGGTTCTGAGCCCGCAGGTAAAGGCATAATTGTGAAGGTCCTGGGGGCACAGTCGTCCGTGTCGGAGGGCTCGGCACTCAATGTGAGATCCAGAGGTCTGGGTCTGCCCTCCATACCTCTCCTGGATTTTACCCAAATTCCAGTGGATTTTGGCAGCTCTTCGGAGTTAGCAGTTTCTGATTGTGCCACCTTAAGGTTTCATAGAAGTTGGAGGTTTTCTAATTTGGGTTgtctttgttctttcatttggccCTGGAGAGGGAAGTTTAAggatggtgttttttttttgtttttttttttgttttttttttaaatgatagtcacagagagagagagaggcagagacacaggcagaggaagaagcaggctccatgcaccgggagcccgacgcgggattcgatcccgggtctccaggatcgcgccctgggccaaaggcaggcgccaaaccgctgcgccacccagggatcctgtgtttttgtttttttaagattatatttattattttatttattcatttattcagcccacccgggctgccctaaggaTGATGTTTTGACATTTCTCCCTCATTGGAagtctttatctcatttttcttaaCAGTAACAATATAACATAAGCTTGGTTCGTGCCTTACTTTTAACCATTCCTGTGATGAAAGTGGTTAAGATTTTCCTCTAATCATTTGCTCTTACATATATTGCTGCAATAAAAATTTgtgttcaggggatccctgggtggctcagcggttcagtgcctgcctttggcccagggcgtgattctggagtcctgggatggagtcccactcgggctcccagcacagagcctgctactccctctgcctctctctctctctatgtctatcataaataaataaaatctttaaaaaaattcgtgttcagtttcttaaaaagcattACTGTAGGACATAGTTTTTTGATAATAGAtcacaatttctttttcaaatttcatacCAATTTACAGTCTCACCAGCAGTGTGTCCTGGTGCTTACTACCCCACACCCTGGTCAAATGTTCTCAATCTTTTTAATCGtgcaaaataagtaaatgaaaacttgTATTTCGCTAtcctcttaatttttatttccttggataCTGAGCATTTTTTGTTGGTCATTTGTGAATCACTGCTGATTTTTCTTAGCTATTATAACGACATGCTATGAGTGCTGATGTTACCACCATTCAGAATTAACAAATTAcagaattaataaatgataaaatttcataataagtttctagaatttttaaaattaaactttttatgttGACATAATTtaacatgcagttgtaagaagcAATGCAGAGAGACCCAGTGTACCCAATTATCCAGGTTATCCCATGGTAACATCTTGTCCAAGTATAATGCAATAccacaaccaggatattgacattgatatagTCAAGAcacagaatatttccattaccAAGATTCCTCGTGTTGTGTATTGGCCACATTTACTTCCCTCTTCTTAACCTCATACAACAAGTAATGTGTGTTCTCCATTTCtacaattttgtcatttcaagaatgttatataaatggaatcacacagtatgtaaccttttgagattggcttttttcactcagttaATTATCTGGATATTTAATCAGTGTATTACTTATATCAACAATCATTGCAAAAAAGTAACCATTACATAGAATGTATAAAGATACAATTTGTTTGATATCAACCATAGAAATGGGTGAGAACAGAGCTGTTAAAGGAGcagagagggttttttttgttgttgttatttaaggTAAACTGATAAATTCAAATTAGTGTGTTTTAACTTTATGATATTAAGTATAATCCCCATgataatcacaaagaaaatagctataaaatatacacaaaaggaaatgggaagggaATTCAAATGTttcacaactaaaaaaaaaaaaaagctaaatacaaaagaaaatagtaaatgcAGGAATTGAGGGACCAAAAAGAAGCTATAgggcaaatagaaaacaaatagcagggatgcctgggtggctcagtggttgagcatctgcctttggctcaggtagtgatcctggggtcccgggatcaagtctggcatcaggatccccacagggagcctgcttctcgctctgcctatgtctctgcctctctctctctatgtgtctcatgaataaataaataaaatctttaaaggaaaaaaaaagtcgaGACTTCAGTGGGCCGATGTGTGTAGCCTTTGGCCACATTTCCCCTAGAAGTcttctgagtcctgggatcaatggTTTCTTGACTCTCAGTGACCGAGGCACAGCCCAACCACTTTCCTTGCCCTACATATGGGAACCCCCACAGTTTTGGGGGCTGGAGGACAGAAGTTCTTAGTTAGGATTCAGTCAGGCACAGACCTGGGGGACAGACTGCCCAGATCTCCAGGAGGAATGGACTGAAGACACGGTGAGACTTCTGAGAAAACTCACCAGAAGTGGAAGGATCCTGTTAGAGGGACCACTGTAAGCCTAAGGAAGATGGTGAAACACGTTCAGCAGAATATTGTTTGTGATATCCCTGAATTCAGCAGCACCACTCCCATGTCTAGGTGTTCTGGGATTGAGAGCACAAGGAAACAAACTGTCATAGGAATTATCTTTGTAGAGATGGTCACAAGGAATAGAAGTTGTTTTTCCACACACCAGGGGGGAAGATAAATGTAGAAGGACATGGTTCAGAGGAAGGGATAGTGTCATGGTGGGGCTCCAGGGATGGTATGAAAGTCAGCAGCAAACCAAAAGAAGCCACCCAACACTAGAGCAGAAGAATTGCACATGGAATCTCTGGTTTTAtgtacagaacattctatccttgATGTATGCCCAGGTCAAGATGTCTATGGAAATAATCAGGAGGAAACATTACAGCAAAACCAGGCATAGATTACGAGATTTTGCCTTTTTCCATAATTATGAATCACCATt
Above is a window of Canis lupus baileyi chromosome 10, mCanLup2.hap1, whole genome shotgun sequence DNA encoding:
- the TMED9 gene encoding transmembrane emp24 domain-containing protein 9 produces the protein MAAEQGMRVVGPRPGAGLGRVIRALLLLLCFAARGGALYFHIGETEKKCFIEEIPDETMVIGNYRTQLYDKQREEYQPATPGLGMFVEVKDPEDKVILARQYGSEGRFTFTSHTPGEHQICLHSNSTKFSLFAGGMLRVHLDIQVGEHANDYAEIAAKDKLSELQLRVRQLVEQVEQIQKEQNYQRWREERFRQTSESTNQRVLWWSILQTLILVAIGVWQMRHLKSFFEAKKLV